A section of the Streptomyces sp. NBC_01591 genome encodes:
- the upp gene encoding uracil phosphoribosyltransferase → MRIHVVDHPLVAHKLTTLRDKRTDSPTFRRLADELVTLLAYEATRDVRTEQVDIETPVTPTTGVKLSHPRPLVVPILRAGLGMLDGMVRLLPTAEVGFLGMIRNEETLKAETYATRMPEDLSGRQVYVLDPMLATGGTLVAAIQELIKRGADDVTAVVLLAAPEGVEVMERELAGTPVTVVTASVDERLNENGYIVPGLGDAGDRMYGTVD, encoded by the coding sequence ATGCGGATCCACGTCGTCGACCACCCACTGGTCGCGCACAAACTCACCACCCTGCGCGACAAGCGCACCGACTCCCCGACCTTCCGGCGGCTCGCCGACGAGCTGGTCACCCTGCTCGCCTACGAGGCCACCCGGGATGTGCGCACCGAACAGGTCGACATCGAGACCCCGGTCACGCCGACGACCGGCGTGAAGCTGTCGCACCCGCGGCCGCTGGTCGTGCCGATCCTGCGGGCCGGCCTCGGCATGCTCGACGGCATGGTGCGGCTGCTGCCGACCGCCGAGGTGGGCTTCCTGGGCATGATCCGCAATGAGGAGACGCTCAAGGCGGAGACGTACGCCACCCGGATGCCGGAGGACCTCTCGGGCCGCCAGGTGTACGTCCTGGACCCGATGCTGGCCACCGGCGGCACGCTGGTCGCGGCCATCCAGGAGCTGATCAAGCGCGGTGCGGACGATGTCACCGCGGTCGTGCTGCTCGCGGCGCCCGAGGGCGTCGAGGTGATGGAGCGCGAGCTGGCCGGTACGCCGGTGACCGTGGTCACCGCCTCGGTCGACGAGCGGCTCAACGAGAATGGCTACATCGTCCCGGGTCTCGGTGACGCGGGCGACCGGATGTACGGCACGGTCGACTAG